The Buteo buteo chromosome 23, bButBut1.hap1.1, whole genome shotgun sequence genome includes a window with the following:
- the LOC142043571 gene encoding uncharacterized protein LOC142043571 isoform X1, translating to MVALQVTTASTLPRRPKFLSGTVGGSLSVKCHYDPKGNYEKKYLCRWKEASCSLLVDGDGFVHESYKGRIQIASSNQENGTYTVVMSHLREEDAGWYWCGAKNGHTEHTSSMKLRIQKVFSTETCSSQHPETSSFVKPTLSSLSTYSTPTQRSITSLAYAMGTVTESTSTLLPTTPSSTSVTSPGKIYHESSSGDSHLLPVVLPALILLIFITITILALTKIKLQKETGEERSAIGNLTATPIRADLNPVKEQTMEQTPRSEKVHECRTDSSRCRIIYDILGRFRMTNSCQPYGEKHTFQGD from the exons ATGGTGGCTCTGCAGGTGACCACAG CCTCCACCCTTCCCAGGAGACCAAAATTTCTCAGCGGCACAGTCGGAGGCTCGCTGTCCGTGAAGTGCCACTATGATCCCAAAGGGAACTACGAGAAGAAGTACTTGTGCAGGTGGAAGGAAGCCAGCTGCTCACTGCTTGTGGATGGGGATGGGTTTGTGCACGAGTCCTACAAAGGGCGAATACAAATAGCCAGCAGCAACCAGGAAAATGGGACTTACACCGTGGTGATGAGCCACCTGAGAGAGGAGGATGCAGGATGGTACTGGTGCGGGGCTAAAAATGGGCACACAGAGCACACGTCCTCCATGAAGCTGCGCATCCAGAAGG TTTTCTCCACAGAAACCTGCTCTTCACAACACCCGGAAACATCCAGTTTTGTGAAACCCACTTTATCAAGTCTGTCCACCTACAGCACGCCCACACAGAGGAGCATCACAAGCCTGGCATATGCAATGGGCACTGTGACCGAGAGCACCAGCACCCTTCTGCCCACTAccccctccagcacctctgTAACCTCCCCAGGCAAAATCTATCATGAGAG CTCATCAGGTGACTCACACCTGCTCCCAGTTGTGTTACCAGCTCTCATTTTACTGATTTTCATCACTATCACTATTCTCGCCCTGACCAAAATAAAGCTTCAAAAGGAGACGG gagaagaaagaagcgCCATAGGAAACCTGACAGCAACGCCAATTCGCGCTGATCTGAACCCTGTAAAAGAGCAAACGATGGAGCAAACCCCGCGTTCAGAAAAAGTGCACGAATGCCGGACAGACTCCAGCCGATGTAG GATAATCTATGATATCCTTGGAAGATTCAGGATGACCAACTCATGT CAACCCTATGGGGAAAAACATACCTTTCAAGGTGACTGA
- the LOC142043571 gene encoding uncharacterized protein LOC142043571 isoform X2, whose protein sequence is MVALQVTTASTLPRRPKFLSGTVGGSLSVKCHYDPKGNYEKKYLCRWKEASCSLLVDGDGFVHESYKGRIQIASSNQENGTYTVVMSHLREEDAGWYWCGAKNGHTEHTSSMKLRIQKETCSSQHPETSSFVKPTLSSLSTYSTPTQRSITSLAYAMGTVTESTSTLLPTTPSSTSVTSPGKIYHESSSGDSHLLPVVLPALILLIFITITILALTKIKLQKETGEERSAIGNLTATPIRADLNPVKEQTMEQTPRSEKVHECRTDSSRCRIIYDILGRFRMTNSCQPYGEKHTFQGD, encoded by the exons ATGGTGGCTCTGCAGGTGACCACAG CCTCCACCCTTCCCAGGAGACCAAAATTTCTCAGCGGCACAGTCGGAGGCTCGCTGTCCGTGAAGTGCCACTATGATCCCAAAGGGAACTACGAGAAGAAGTACTTGTGCAGGTGGAAGGAAGCCAGCTGCTCACTGCTTGTGGATGGGGATGGGTTTGTGCACGAGTCCTACAAAGGGCGAATACAAATAGCCAGCAGCAACCAGGAAAATGGGACTTACACCGTGGTGATGAGCCACCTGAGAGAGGAGGATGCAGGATGGTACTGGTGCGGGGCTAAAAATGGGCACACAGAGCACACGTCCTCCATGAAGCTGCGCATCCAGAAGG AAACCTGCTCTTCACAACACCCGGAAACATCCAGTTTTGTGAAACCCACTTTATCAAGTCTGTCCACCTACAGCACGCCCACACAGAGGAGCATCACAAGCCTGGCATATGCAATGGGCACTGTGACCGAGAGCACCAGCACCCTTCTGCCCACTAccccctccagcacctctgTAACCTCCCCAGGCAAAATCTATCATGAGAG CTCATCAGGTGACTCACACCTGCTCCCAGTTGTGTTACCAGCTCTCATTTTACTGATTTTCATCACTATCACTATTCTCGCCCTGACCAAAATAAAGCTTCAAAAGGAGACGG gagaagaaagaagcgCCATAGGAAACCTGACAGCAACGCCAATTCGCGCTGATCTGAACCCTGTAAAAGAGCAAACGATGGAGCAAACCCCGCGTTCAGAAAAAGTGCACGAATGCCGGACAGACTCCAGCCGATGTAG GATAATCTATGATATCCTTGGAAGATTCAGGATGACCAACTCATGT CAACCCTATGGGGAAAAACATACCTTTCAAGGTGACTGA
- the PIGR gene encoding polymeric immunoglobulin receptor isoform X2 encodes MTLLAFTFLLAFLPTESASSKYLPKAAISSPVFGPRQVYGLLNGSVTVKCFYPPTSVNRHDRKYWCRESATGCMTIVSTSGYTAPGYKGRASITDDPQAESFQIHISELTMADAGTYQCGVGINSRGLCHKVSLDVSKGPHVPEGAELFYVKLHSTLTMSCSFGKDYESWRKFLCKMEKKGCRNIIDSYGNVDKDYTGRTLLSNEDLPGSFSIVITQMGWEDSGLYLCGVGVYGEKGETKELDVHVYEESHVPQGKPTIIGVKESSVTFECRYDSLKNSSKYWCKWRKNGCARIIDNSGYVSPLYEGRVAMFDNPDNKTITIILNQLKDSDKGYYWCMTDEEKEQQSSTELEIIDGQPGLKGEKDVEVQVGSRVDLTCSYPCKYYSYQKYWCKWGGISCTPMPASDQKQPGPDVTCDTDNKTVILSFDSVTKSDKGWYWCGVKRNGLWGETMAVQLRVTEGRNADHNLDVLNVDNPNPAESGFIPQGRAYSDAGVDSPAASESSDQSPNVSTISAVSVAGAILIILAAAFAVFKYRQLKRSDLVSIGSYRTNISMSDFESGKEYSATNNACMKETQETQIGGDEFVTTAAAPESAAETKKAKRSSKEDADLAYSTFLLTSNSIAQGDARGDSAAPDVSPPNWEG; translated from the exons ATGACTTTACTAGCATTCACCTTCCTGCTCGCCTTCCTCCCAACTGAATCTGCAAGCAGCAAATACCTCCCCAAGGCAGCAA TCTCAAGCCCTGTGTTCGGACCACGGCAGGTGTATGGTCTGCTCAACGGGTCAGTTACCGTGAAGTGCTTCTACCCTCCCACCAGCGTGAACAGACACGACAGAAAGTATTGGTGCAGGGAATCGGCCACGGGCTGCATGACCATTGTCTCCACCAGCGGTTACACTGCTCCAGGCTACAAAGGCAGAGCCTCCATCACTGATGACCCACAGGCAGAAAGCTTCCAGATTCACATCTCTGAGCTGACAATGGCAGATGCAGGCACCTACCAGTGCGGTGTTGGTATCAATAGCAGAGGGCTCTGCCACAAAGTCAGTCTGGATGTTTCTAAAG GTCCGCATGTGCCCGAGGGAGCTGAGCTCTTCTACGTGAAGCTGCACAGCACTTTGACCATGTCCTGCAGCTTTGGGAAGGATTATGAGAGCTGGAGGAAATTCTTGTgcaagatggagaaaaaaggctGCCGTAACATCATCGATAGTTATGGGAATGTTGATAAAGATTACACGGGGAGAACTCTGCTAAGCAATGAGGACCTTCCAGGCTCATTCAGCATTGTGATAACTCAGATGGGCTGGGAAGACTCTGGCTTGTACCTGTGCGGGGTTGGCGTCtatggggagaaaggagaaacaaaggAACTGGATGTGCATGTCTATGAAG AGTCACATGTTCCTCAAGGAAAGCCCACAATAATTGGAGTAAAAGAAAGTTCGGTAACTTTTGAATGCCGCTATGACTCTCTGAAGAATTCCTCAAAGTACTGGTGCAAGTGGAGAAAGAACGGGTGTGCTCGGATCATAGATAACTCCGGGTATGTGTCACCCTTGTATGAAGGAAGAGTGGCCATGTTCGACAACCCAGATAACAAGACGATCACCATCATCCTGAACCAGCTGAAGGACAGTGACAAAGGCTATTACTGGTGCATGACAGAtgaggagaaggagcagcaaTCATCAACTGAGCTGGAGATCATAGATG GACAACCCGGACTGAAGGGAGAGAAGGACGTGGAGGTGCAAGTGGGTTCGCGGGTCGATTTAACTTGCTCTTATCCATGCAAGTACTACTCGTACCAGAAGTACTGGTGCAAGTGGGGCGGCATCAGCTGCACTCCCATGCCTGCTTCTGACCAAAAGCAGCCAGGGCCAGACGTTACCTGTGACACTGACAACAAGACGGTCATCCTAAGCTTTGACTCGGTGACAAAGTCAGACAAAGGGTGGTACTGGTGTGGAGTGAAGCGCAACGGCCTTTGGGGGGAAACCATGGCAGTGCAACTGCGGGTAACTGAAG GAAGAAATGCTGACCACAACCTGGATGTCCTGAACGTGGACAACCCCAACCCCGCCGAGAGTGGCTTTATTCCCCAAGGAAGAGCCTACAGTGATGCTGGGGTAGACAGCCCAGCTGCCTCAGAAAG CTCTGATCAAAGCCCTAACGTCAGTACAATTTCAGCCGTGAGCGTTGCTGGTGCCATCCTCATAATCCTTGCagcagcttttgctgtttttaaatacaggcAGCTGAAGAGATCTG ACCTGGTGTCCATCGGGAGCTACAGGACGAACATCAGCATGTCGGACTTCGAAAGCGGGAAGGAGTACAGCGCAACCAATAACGCCTGCATGAAAGAGACCCAGGAGACTCAGATAGGAGGGGATG AGTTTGTCACCACCGCAGCCGCCCCGGAAAGCGCTGCCGAGACGAAGAAGGCAAAAAGG AGCTCCAAGGAGGATGCCGACCTCGCCTACtccaccttcctcctcacctCCAACAGCATCGCGCAGGGTGACGCCAGGGGGGACAGTGCTGCCCCGGACGTGTCCCCCCCGAACTGGGAGGGCTAG
- the PIGR gene encoding polymeric immunoglobulin receptor isoform X1, whose protein sequence is MTLLAFTFLLAFLPTESASSKYLPKAAISSPVFGPRQVYGLLNGSVTVKCFYPPTSVNRHDRKYWCRESATGCMTIVSTSGYTAPGYKGRASITDDPQAESFQIHISELTMADAGTYQCGVGINSRGLCHKVSLDVSKGPHVPEGAELFYVKLHSTLTMSCSFGKDYESWRKFLCKMEKKGCRNIIDSYGNVDKDYTGRTLLSNEDLPGSFSIVITQMGWEDSGLYLCGVGVYGEKGETKELDVHVYEESHVPQGKPTIIGVKESSVTFECRYDSLKNSSKYWCKWRKNGCARIIDNSGYVSPLYEGRVAMFDNPDNKTITIILNQLKDSDKGYYWCMTDEEKEQQSSTELEIIDGQPGLKGEKDVEVQVGSRVDLTCSYPCKYYSYQKYWCKWGGISCTPMPASDQKQPGPDVTCDTDNKTVILSFDSVTKSDKGWYWCGVKRNGLWGETMAVQLRVTEDTGRNADHNLDVLNVDNPNPAESGFIPQGRAYSDAGVDSPAASESSDQSPNVSTISAVSVAGAILIILAAAFAVFKYRQLKRSDLVSIGSYRTNISMSDFESGKEYSATNNACMKETQETQIGGDEFVTTAAAPESAAETKKAKRSSKEDADLAYSTFLLTSNSIAQGDARGDSAAPDVSPPNWEG, encoded by the exons ATGACTTTACTAGCATTCACCTTCCTGCTCGCCTTCCTCCCAACTGAATCTGCAAGCAGCAAATACCTCCCCAAGGCAGCAA TCTCAAGCCCTGTGTTCGGACCACGGCAGGTGTATGGTCTGCTCAACGGGTCAGTTACCGTGAAGTGCTTCTACCCTCCCACCAGCGTGAACAGACACGACAGAAAGTATTGGTGCAGGGAATCGGCCACGGGCTGCATGACCATTGTCTCCACCAGCGGTTACACTGCTCCAGGCTACAAAGGCAGAGCCTCCATCACTGATGACCCACAGGCAGAAAGCTTCCAGATTCACATCTCTGAGCTGACAATGGCAGATGCAGGCACCTACCAGTGCGGTGTTGGTATCAATAGCAGAGGGCTCTGCCACAAAGTCAGTCTGGATGTTTCTAAAG GTCCGCATGTGCCCGAGGGAGCTGAGCTCTTCTACGTGAAGCTGCACAGCACTTTGACCATGTCCTGCAGCTTTGGGAAGGATTATGAGAGCTGGAGGAAATTCTTGTgcaagatggagaaaaaaggctGCCGTAACATCATCGATAGTTATGGGAATGTTGATAAAGATTACACGGGGAGAACTCTGCTAAGCAATGAGGACCTTCCAGGCTCATTCAGCATTGTGATAACTCAGATGGGCTGGGAAGACTCTGGCTTGTACCTGTGCGGGGTTGGCGTCtatggggagaaaggagaaacaaaggAACTGGATGTGCATGTCTATGAAG AGTCACATGTTCCTCAAGGAAAGCCCACAATAATTGGAGTAAAAGAAAGTTCGGTAACTTTTGAATGCCGCTATGACTCTCTGAAGAATTCCTCAAAGTACTGGTGCAAGTGGAGAAAGAACGGGTGTGCTCGGATCATAGATAACTCCGGGTATGTGTCACCCTTGTATGAAGGAAGAGTGGCCATGTTCGACAACCCAGATAACAAGACGATCACCATCATCCTGAACCAGCTGAAGGACAGTGACAAAGGCTATTACTGGTGCATGACAGAtgaggagaaggagcagcaaTCATCAACTGAGCTGGAGATCATAGATG GACAACCCGGACTGAAGGGAGAGAAGGACGTGGAGGTGCAAGTGGGTTCGCGGGTCGATTTAACTTGCTCTTATCCATGCAAGTACTACTCGTACCAGAAGTACTGGTGCAAGTGGGGCGGCATCAGCTGCACTCCCATGCCTGCTTCTGACCAAAAGCAGCCAGGGCCAGACGTTACCTGTGACACTGACAACAAGACGGTCATCCTAAGCTTTGACTCGGTGACAAAGTCAGACAAAGGGTGGTACTGGTGTGGAGTGAAGCGCAACGGCCTTTGGGGGGAAACCATGGCAGTGCAACTGCGGGTAACTGAAG ACACAGGAAGAAATGCTGACCACAACCTGGATGTCCTGAACGTGGACAACCCCAACCCCGCCGAGAGTGGCTTTATTCCCCAAGGAAGAGCCTACAGTGATGCTGGGGTAGACAGCCCAGCTGCCTCAGAAAG CTCTGATCAAAGCCCTAACGTCAGTACAATTTCAGCCGTGAGCGTTGCTGGTGCCATCCTCATAATCCTTGCagcagcttttgctgtttttaaatacaggcAGCTGAAGAGATCTG ACCTGGTGTCCATCGGGAGCTACAGGACGAACATCAGCATGTCGGACTTCGAAAGCGGGAAGGAGTACAGCGCAACCAATAACGCCTGCATGAAAGAGACCCAGGAGACTCAGATAGGAGGGGATG AGTTTGTCACCACCGCAGCCGCCCCGGAAAGCGCTGCCGAGACGAAGAAGGCAAAAAGG AGCTCCAAGGAGGATGCCGACCTCGCCTACtccaccttcctcctcacctCCAACAGCATCGCGCAGGGTGACGCCAGGGGGGACAGTGCTGCCCCGGACGTGTCCCCCCCGAACTGGGAGGGCTAG